From a single Xyrauchen texanus isolate HMW12.3.18 chromosome 26, RBS_HiC_50CHRs, whole genome shotgun sequence genomic region:
- the LOC127619798 gene encoding ATP synthase subunit a-like isoform X1 → MELLQCIISFWNFLALFCIFQRLWKFLVLFLSFLVILQLLQCFFFCHCGTFWRYFVFFCHCGTFLHLFVILSHYGTFTVFFFVIVELSGAILYFVVIVELFGAFLSFLVILQLLQCFLSLWNFLVLFCNFLRLCNFLSFLVIMELLVFFVIVEPFCTFLSFLVIMELLQCIISFWNFLALFCIFQRLWKFLVLFLSFLVILQLLQCFFFVIVELSGAILYFFVTVELFCTFLSFLVIMELLQLFFFFVIVELSGAILYFFVIVELFCTFLSFLVIMELLQCFFFCHCGTFWHYFVFCCHCGTFWCFFVLLGHFATFTVLFVIVELLGAFL, encoded by the exons ATGGAACTTTTACAGTGTATTATTTCATTCTGGAATTTTTTGGcgcttttttgtatttttcagagGTTGTGGAaatttttggtgctttttttgtCCTTCTTGGTCATTTTGCaacttttacagtgtttttttttttgtcattgtggaaCTTTCTGGcgctattttgtatttttttgtcactGTGGAACTTTTTTGCACCTTTTTGTCATTCTTAGTCATTATGGaacttttacagtgtttttttttgtcattgtggaaCTTTCTGGcgctattttgtattttgttgtcaTTGTGGaactttttggtgcttttttgtccttctTGGTCATTTTGCAACTTTTACAGTGCTTTTTGTCATTGTGGAACTTCTTggtgcttttttgtaattttttgagaTTGTGTAACTTTTTGTCATTCTTGGTCATTATGGAACTtttagtgttttttgtcattgtggaACCTTTTTGCACCTTTTTGTCATTCTTGGTCATTATGGAACTTTTACAGTGTATTATTTCATTCTGGAATTTTTTGGcgcttttttgtatttttcagagGTTGTGGAaatttttggtgctttttttgtCCTTCTTGGTCATTTTGC aacttttacagtgttttttttttgtcattgtggaaCTTTCTGGcgctattttgtatttttttgtcactGTGGAACTTTTTTGCACCTTTTTGTCATTCTTAGTCATTATGGaacttttacagt tgttttttttttttgtcattgtggaaCTTTCTGGcgctattttgtatttttttgtcattgtggaaCTTTTTTGCACCTTTTTGTCATTCTTAGTCATTATGGaacttttacagtgtttttttttttgtcattgtggaaCTTTCTGGcactattttgtattttgttgtcaTTGTGGaactttttggtgcttttttgtccttctTGGTCATTTTGCAACTTTTACAGTGCTTTTTGTCATTGTGGAACTTCTTggtgcttttttgtaa
- the LOC127619798 gene encoding uncharacterized protein LOC127619798 isoform X2, giving the protein MELLQCIISFWNFLALFCIFQRLWKFLVLFLSFLVILQLLQCFFFCHCGTFWRYFVFFCHCGTFLHLFVILSHYGTFTVFFFVIVELSGAILYFVVIVELFGAFLSFLVILQLLQCFLSLWNFLVLFCNFLRLCNFLSFLVIMELLVFFVIVEPFCTFLSFLVIMELLQCIISFWNFLALFCIFQRLWKFLVLFLSFLVILQLLQCFFFVIVELSGAILYFFVTVELFCTFLSFLVIMELLHVFFFVIVELSGAILYFFVTVELFCTFLSFLVIMELLQCFFFLSLWNFLALFCIFLSLWNFFAPFCHS; this is encoded by the exons ATGGAACTTTTACAGTGTATTATTTCATTCTGGAATTTTTTGGcgcttttttgtatttttcagagGTTGTGGAaatttttggtgctttttttgtCCTTCTTGGTCATTTTGCaacttttacagtgtttttttttttgtcattgtggaaCTTTCTGGcgctattttgtatttttttgtcactGTGGAACTTTTTTGCACCTTTTTGTCATTCTTAGTCATTATGGaacttttacagtgtttttttttgtcattgtggaaCTTTCTGGcgctattttgtattttgttgtcaTTGTGGaactttttggtgcttttttgtccttctTGGTCATTTTGCAACTTTTACAGTGCTTTTTGTCATTGTGGAACTTCTTggtgcttttttgtaattttttgagaTTGTGTAACTTTTTGTCATTCTTGGTCATTATGGAACTtttagtgttttttgtcattgtggaACCTTTTTGCACCTTTTTGTCATTCTTGGTCATTATGGAACTTTTACAGTGTATTATTTCATTCTGGAATTTTTTGGcgcttttttgtatttttcagagGTTGTGGAaatttttggtgctttttttgtCCTTCTTGGTCATTTTGC aacttttacagtgttttttttttgtcattgtggaaCTTTCTGGcgctattttgtatttttttgtcactGTGGAACTTTTTTGCACCTTTTTGTCATTCTTAGTCATTATGGaacttttaca tgtttttttttttgtcattgtggaaCTTTCTGGcgctattttgtatttttttgtcactGTGGAACTTTTTTGCACCTTTTTGTCATTCTTAGTCATTATGGaacttttacagtgttttttttttttgtcattgtggaaCTTTCTGGcgctattttgtatttttttgtcattgtggaaCTTTTTTGCACCTTTTTGTCATTCTTAG